From a single Shewanella donghaensis genomic region:
- a CDS encoding S9 family peptidase, with the protein MNRTIGILLIAPFASAIAFAQTSDSLLQLEDVFNLEYASGLTINNDGDEVYFVRNYMDIQTDKKLGNIWKVDKNKNLTPVTNGLHVDYSPTLSPDNTKLAYISTASGKPQIHMKWLSSGDTAQMSHLTHAPANLSWSPNGKQLAFTRFVDSKPKSVVSLPGMPKGAKWAKPAIFIDDMYYRFDGAGFSKQGNSHIFVMSSDGGSARQLTSGQFDHGGKLSWSKDGSQLFYASNKRPDSDLEWTDNNIYSLNLKNKKTHQLTDRVGPDRSPMVSPNGKMIAYLGANQHYKNYENTELYIMNIDGSDKRSLTANLDRSINSIKWADNSKAVYFNYHDHGETYVAYQPLSGKRKIVAQNLGGLSFGRPYTGSQFDVAEDGTIAFTYSNPQRPADVAITKKGKTTQLTALNNDFLGYKTLATIKELNVKSSFDQRNIQAWVAYPPGYEQGKKSGKTYPLILEIHGGPVTNYGPHFSAEVQLMAASGYVVVYANPRGSDSYGKEFAQTIHNNYPSQDYDDLMSVVDGVIEQDAINKNALFVTGGSGGGVLTAWIVGHTDRFKAAVVAKPVINWFSFVLTTDIYPFVIKNWFEKMPWEDSAHYMKLSPISYVGNVTTPTMLLTGEADQRTPIAETEQFYQALKLQNIDTAMVRIPDSPHGIYKRPSNLMSKVAHILWWFDQYKTEE; encoded by the coding sequence ATGAATAGAACCATCGGTATTTTATTAATTGCACCTTTCGCATCAGCGATAGCGTTTGCTCAAACGTCTGATTCCTTACTGCAATTAGAGGATGTATTTAATTTAGAATACGCTTCAGGGCTGACAATCAACAATGACGGTGATGAGGTATATTTTGTTCGTAACTATATGGATATACAAACAGATAAGAAGTTGGGCAATATATGGAAAGTAGACAAAAACAAAAATCTTACGCCTGTAACCAATGGTCTGCATGTCGATTATTCACCCACACTATCACCTGATAACACTAAGCTGGCTTATATTTCTACCGCTAGCGGCAAACCTCAAATTCATATGAAATGGCTATCAAGTGGCGATACAGCCCAAATGAGCCATTTAACCCATGCTCCAGCTAATTTATCTTGGTCACCGAACGGTAAACAACTGGCTTTTACACGTTTTGTCGACAGTAAACCGAAATCGGTAGTGTCGTTACCAGGTATGCCAAAAGGCGCTAAATGGGCAAAACCAGCAATATTTATTGATGATATGTATTACCGCTTTGATGGAGCAGGTTTCAGTAAGCAAGGTAACAGCCATATTTTTGTCATGTCTTCAGATGGTGGCTCTGCCCGTCAGCTCACATCTGGTCAATTTGATCATGGCGGTAAACTTAGTTGGAGCAAAGACGGTAGCCAATTGTTTTACGCCAGTAATAAACGCCCTGATAGTGATTTAGAGTGGACTGATAACAACATTTATTCGCTCAATTTAAAAAATAAAAAAACACATCAATTGACTGATCGTGTTGGGCCCGATCGCAGTCCAATGGTGTCACCTAATGGAAAAATGATTGCTTATTTAGGTGCCAATCAACACTATAAAAATTATGAAAACACTGAGCTTTATATCATGAATATTGATGGCTCAGATAAACGCTCATTAACCGCAAACTTAGACCGTTCAATTAATAGCATTAAATGGGCTGACAACAGTAAAGCGGTTTATTTTAATTACCATGACCATGGTGAAACCTATGTCGCTTATCAACCTTTAAGTGGTAAACGAAAAATTGTAGCGCAAAACCTTGGTGGACTTTCTTTTGGTCGTCCGTATACGGGGAGTCAGTTTGATGTCGCTGAAGATGGCACGATTGCATTCACATATTCAAACCCCCAACGTCCTGCTGATGTCGCTATCACCAAAAAAGGAAAAACAACGCAATTAACCGCGCTTAACAATGACTTTTTAGGCTATAAAACGCTTGCAACGATAAAAGAACTCAATGTTAAATCTTCATTTGATCAACGCAACATTCAAGCTTGGGTCGCTTATCCGCCTGGTTATGAACAAGGTAAAAAATCGGGCAAAACCTACCCATTAATTCTAGAAATTCATGGCGGACCAGTCACAAACTACGGCCCACATTTCTCAGCTGAAGTTCAACTAATGGCAGCGAGTGGATACGTTGTGGTATATGCCAATCCTCGAGGCAGTGATAGTTACGGTAAAGAATTTGCACAAACTATTCATAATAATTATCCAAGCCAAGATTATGATGATTTGATGTCTGTAGTTGACGGTGTGATTGAGCAAGATGCCATTAATAAAAATGCATTGTTTGTTACTGGTGGATCAGGTGGTGGGGTATTAACGGCGTGGATTGTGGGTCACACAGATCGCTTTAAAGCGGCTGTCGTAGCAAAACCTGTTATCAACTGGTTTAGCTTTGTGCTTACAACTGACATCTATCCTTTTGTTATTAAAAACTGGTTTGAAAAAATGCCATGGGAAGACAGTGCTCACTATATGAAATTGTCACCTATTAGTTATGTCGGCAATGTCACGACTCCGACAATGTTACTTACAGGAGAAGCTGATCAGCGCACACCAATAGCTGAAACAGAACAATTCTATCAAGCACTTAAATTACAAAACATCGACACTGCAATGGTTCGAATCCCGGATTCACCGCACGGGATTTACAAAAGACCCAGCAATTTAATGTCTAAAGTTGCACATATACTTTGGTGGTTTGATCAATACAAAACTGAAGAATAA
- a CDS encoding metal-dependent hydrolase family protein, with protein MTSFTKYSVTKGLTAVSIALAALLSQSAIADTKVIHAGELLATPGKAPLTNRTVVIEDGEITAVKKGFISANEFGKDAVLIDLSDSFVMPGLMDMHVHLQMQLGPNNIRDTVKLSDADIAMKSVHYAKTTLLSGFTTVRDLLSEPEQMYALRDGVEKGWIEGPRIIAAAGVAITGGHLDVDGMAPDLLALKSSTTICDGPYECRKITREAIKYGADAIKVASTGGVLSDTNTGTGQQMTDNELKEIVDTAHGLGRKVASHAHAAEGINAALRAGVDSVEHGSYANEETIKLFKKTGAYLVPTLLAGATVVEMAETSDFMSDPIKAKAIRVGPDMLENFEKSYKAGVKIAFGTDSGVSKHGINAHEAVLMYQAGMTTADILKSATVNAADLIDMSDKLGTIEAGKYADIIALDASPLENIEELLDVDFVMKGGVIYKK; from the coding sequence ATGACTTCTTTCACAAAATATAGCGTTACTAAAGGCTTAACAGCAGTATCTATTGCACTAGCAGCACTACTTAGCCAGTCTGCGATCGCTGATACTAAGGTCATACATGCAGGTGAACTACTGGCAACACCGGGCAAAGCGCCATTAACTAATCGCACTGTCGTAATAGAAGATGGTGAAATTACAGCTGTTAAGAAGGGATTTATCTCAGCCAATGAATTTGGTAAAGATGCAGTCTTGATTGACCTTTCAGACAGTTTTGTAATGCCTGGTTTGATGGACATGCATGTTCATCTACAGATGCAACTAGGACCTAACAATATTAGAGATACTGTAAAATTGTCGGATGCCGATATCGCAATGAAAAGCGTTCATTACGCTAAGACAACCCTGCTGTCTGGGTTTACAACAGTACGCGACTTATTAAGCGAACCTGAACAAATGTATGCATTGCGAGATGGCGTTGAAAAAGGTTGGATTGAAGGCCCACGCATTATTGCTGCTGCAGGCGTTGCGATTACCGGAGGGCATTTGGATGTTGATGGAATGGCTCCAGATTTACTTGCATTAAAGTCCTCGACAACAATATGTGATGGCCCTTATGAGTGCCGCAAAATAACGCGAGAAGCCATTAAATATGGCGCGGATGCCATTAAAGTTGCATCAACGGGTGGGGTATTATCTGACACTAATACAGGTACTGGCCAACAAATGACAGATAATGAGTTAAAGGAAATTGTAGATACTGCTCATGGTTTAGGTCGTAAAGTGGCCAGTCATGCTCATGCCGCTGAAGGGATTAATGCCGCATTAAGGGCGGGTGTTGATAGCGTAGAACATGGCAGTTATGCCAATGAAGAAACAATTAAACTATTCAAGAAAACCGGTGCTTATTTAGTGCCCACTTTGTTAGCTGGGGCGACCGTTGTGGAGATGGCCGAAACCTCAGATTTTATGTCTGATCCAATAAAAGCAAAGGCTATACGTGTTGGACCTGATATGTTGGAAAATTTCGAAAAGTCATATAAAGCAGGGGTAAAAATCGCTTTTGGCACTGATAGTGGCGTATCTAAGCACGGCATCAATGCACATGAAGCAGTATTGATGTATCAAGCTGGCATGACGACTGCAGATATTTTGAAGTCTGCCACAGTGAATGCCGCAGACTTAATTGATATGAGCGATAAACTCGGCACTATTGAGGCTGGAAAATATGCCGATATTATTGCGTTAGACGCAAGCCCATTAGAGAACATCGAAGAGTTACTTGATGTTGATTTTGTAATGAAGGGTGGCGTGATTTACAAAAAATAA
- a CDS encoding LysR family transcriptional regulator: protein MNSDTKVIPTAQTSLKNLFWAERVSMKMLRYFYVVSHSQNLTQAAERLHISKSPLSAQIRELEAILGVELFNREHRSVQLTSTGLLLRQECQSIFEVIDSSINKVTQYAREKQGHLRLGIVSSVFLAGFGNACQQLKKQYPSIQFEFIEQSPKQQKVALINNEIDIGLVRYADTLDIAPIESCNLFNEPMVVALPDNHPLNKRKTLCLSELAEQEFVMMSQTNSASAHLVINHCIKKGFLPKIIQEVIEPMTLMNMINSHQGISIVPQSFSHQPWQHVRFIKLKQNICANICAIYHPQKMTLERQSLIQFLHLSMNSAQSISAQSL from the coding sequence GTGAACTCAGACACGAAAGTCATTCCGACGGCGCAAACGAGTTTAAAAAACTTGTTTTGGGCTGAACGCGTCAGTATGAAAATGCTGCGATATTTTTATGTGGTGAGTCATAGCCAAAACTTGACCCAAGCCGCCGAGCGATTGCATATTTCTAAGTCACCGTTAAGTGCGCAAATACGAGAATTAGAAGCGATTCTCGGGGTTGAATTGTTTAATCGCGAACATCGAAGTGTGCAGTTAACCTCTACGGGGTTATTACTACGCCAAGAGTGTCAAAGCATCTTTGAGGTGATAGACAGTTCAATTAATAAAGTGACCCAATATGCGCGAGAAAAACAAGGCCACTTGCGTTTAGGTATTGTTAGTTCGGTCTTTTTGGCTGGTTTTGGTAACGCCTGCCAACAGTTGAAAAAGCAATATCCTTCGATTCAGTTTGAGTTTATTGAACAATCACCGAAACAGCAGAAAGTGGCATTGATCAATAATGAAATTGATATTGGGTTAGTTCGCTATGCAGATACACTTGATATTGCTCCAATTGAGTCGTGTAATTTGTTTAATGAACCTATGGTAGTTGCTCTGCCAGATAATCATCCACTGAACAAACGTAAGACGTTGTGCTTATCAGAGCTTGCCGAACAAGAATTTGTGATGATGAGTCAGACCAACTCGGCTTCTGCGCATTTAGTGATTAATCATTGCATCAAGAAGGGTTTCTTACCGAAAATCATTCAGGAGGTGATTGAGCCGATGACCCTAATGAACATGATAAACAGTCATCAAGGCATTTCTATTGTACCGCAAAGTTTTAGTCATCAACCTTGGCAACATGTGCGCTTTATTAAACTCAAACAGAATATTTGTGCCAATATCTGTGCTATTTATCATCCTCAAAAAATGACCCTTGAGCGACAATCACTGATCCAGTTTCTGCATTTATCAATGAATTCTGCTCAATCTATATCTGCGCAGTCCTTGTGA
- a CDS encoding DMT family transporter translates to MFKSALPHIQMLFFTFIIAMTFPVGKQLMLEVPPMIATWLRYIIAALLFVVILAFNRRLNLPTGKSLIRYTLVCLPSLAYFAAMFSALTQTSAFSTSALYTAVPLMTALLVVLIHRKIGKLIHWIALVVGFSASLFLVMQQSGNNLDFEWNNGYSLFMLGCIGMAANPLIIKACYRQENFMVFTGWSLIAASIILSICLAPQIIEFNWLQVSSNAWYACLYLAIFATAISFFLFQKASVNIAPQQVSAYVFLIPVFVLITGGNEVDVNWLYTFIALLLLSAAMYLLMRKQ, encoded by the coding sequence ATGTTCAAGTCTGCACTCCCCCATATACAAATGCTGTTTTTTACCTTCATCATTGCGATGACCTTTCCTGTTGGCAAACAATTAATGCTAGAAGTGCCGCCAATGATAGCCACATGGCTTAGATACATTATTGCCGCCCTTCTGTTTGTAGTGATATTAGCCTTTAACCGTCGTTTAAACTTACCTACAGGTAAAAGCCTAATACGCTATACCTTAGTCTGTTTACCCTCACTGGCATACTTTGCCGCTATGTTTAGCGCCCTAACCCAAACCTCAGCATTTTCTACCAGCGCACTTTATACCGCTGTGCCGTTAATGACGGCACTGTTAGTCGTATTAATTCATAGAAAAATAGGTAAGTTAATCCATTGGATCGCACTCGTGGTCGGGTTTAGCGCATCACTTTTTTTAGTCATGCAGCAATCAGGTAATAACTTGGATTTCGAATGGAATAATGGCTACAGCCTATTTATGCTTGGTTGCATCGGGATGGCTGCTAACCCTCTAATCATAAAAGCTTGTTATCGCCAAGAGAACTTTATGGTATTTACGGGCTGGAGTTTAATCGCTGCCTCCATTATTTTATCAATATGCCTCGCACCACAAATTATTGAATTTAATTGGCTACAAGTATCCAGCAATGCTTGGTATGCCTGCCTGTACCTTGCTATATTTGCGACTGCTATAAGCTTTTTTTTGTTTCAAAAAGCGAGCGTAAACATAGCGCCGCAGCAAGTTTCAGCTTATGTATTTCTGATCCCTGTATTTGTATTAATAACAGGTGGCAATGAAGTCGATGTTAACTGGTTATATACATTTATAGCCTTGCTACTCCTGAGCGCTGCGATGTATTTACTGATGCGGAAACAATAA
- a CDS encoding methyl-accepting chemotaxis protein, with product MRTNQPIIDSEQTLTSNCILLSTTDLKGNIKYANQEFIDISEFSADELHGQPHNIVRHPDMPPQAFESMWQCINSGKPWIGIVKNRTKTGKYYWVNAYISPVYENGQLHEFQSIRRKATRAQIATAENVYRQLNADIAPKELASPLMSFVGKLCLWAMFILLVTVTATSLISSSILSLVAATIGTLVAGFGINHLCQPLKVLATKATKIIDDPIACGIFSGSQTDINKIDLALNYLVTETGGVVGRMADSATTISEQSEQLNKTIIDTRQRAESQCQQTTQVATAMEEMTTSFTEVSDNTHNTAQEITRSHNASTLGQERMVNVVAAINKLRQEVSHFSTIVESIEHDSHAISTVLSEIKGIAEQTNLLALNAAIEAARAGESGRGFAVVADEVRQLSMRTTESTTQIGSIVSNFQQSTKNAAQAMDAGQKQADISVKLAEDADSAFEQLGASLDTIHAMAEMNATAMSQQASVAEAISQSILMINELSNTSLAQTDQASIKCEQMTRLSNKTAHLSKQFWQQSVQREY from the coding sequence ATGCGTACAAATCAGCCTATTATTGATAGTGAGCAAACACTCACTAGTAACTGTATTCTTTTGTCGACCACTGACCTCAAAGGAAATATTAAATACGCCAATCAAGAATTTATCGACATATCAGAGTTTAGCGCTGATGAACTACATGGTCAGCCCCATAATATAGTTCGTCACCCTGATATGCCGCCGCAAGCTTTTGAGTCGATGTGGCAATGTATTAATTCAGGAAAGCCCTGGATTGGTATCGTTAAAAACCGCACTAAAACAGGCAAGTATTATTGGGTAAATGCTTATATTTCACCAGTATATGAAAATGGTCAATTACATGAATTTCAGTCTATTCGCCGCAAAGCGACTAGGGCACAAATTGCAACGGCTGAAAACGTTTATCGACAGCTTAATGCTGATATCGCGCCAAAAGAGTTAGCTAGCCCGCTAATGAGTTTTGTCGGCAAACTTTGTTTATGGGCGATGTTTATTCTATTAGTTACTGTGACTGCCACCAGCTTAATTTCAAGCTCTATACTCAGTCTTGTTGCGGCTACAATCGGTACTCTTGTCGCAGGCTTTGGCATAAACCATCTTTGCCAACCTTTGAAAGTATTAGCCACTAAAGCCACTAAAATCATCGATGATCCTATTGCTTGTGGCATCTTTAGTGGTAGTCAAACAGACATCAACAAAATCGATTTAGCACTCAATTATTTAGTTACTGAAACGGGTGGCGTTGTTGGCCGTATGGCAGATTCCGCCACCACTATCTCTGAACAGAGTGAACAACTTAATAAGACTATTATTGATACGCGCCAGCGTGCTGAAAGCCAGTGCCAGCAGACCACTCAGGTTGCCACGGCTATGGAGGAAATGACCACCAGCTTTACTGAAGTCAGTGATAACACTCATAACACAGCTCAAGAAATTACCCGTAGCCATAACGCTTCTACATTAGGTCAGGAACGTATGGTGAACGTGGTTGCAGCCATTAATAAATTAAGACAAGAAGTCAGCCATTTCTCAACAATTGTTGAATCAATTGAACATGACAGTCATGCTATATCAACTGTACTTAGTGAGATAAAAGGTATTGCTGAGCAAACTAATTTATTGGCGTTGAACGCCGCCATAGAAGCGGCCCGAGCAGGAGAGTCTGGCCGAGGCTTTGCAGTGGTTGCTGATGAAGTGCGTCAATTGTCGATGCGAACCACTGAATCCACCACTCAAATTGGTAGCATTGTGAGCAACTTTCAGCAAAGTACAAAAAACGCTGCCCAAGCAATGGATGCGGGGCAAAAGCAAGCTGATATTTCAGTCAAGCTGGCCGAAGATGCTGACAGCGCCTTTGAGCAATTAGGCGCCTCTTTGGATACTATTCACGCTATGGCTGAAATGAATGCCACCGCCATGAGCCAACAAGCTTCAGTAGCTGAAGCGATTAGTCAATCCATCTTAATGATTAATGAGTTATCCAATACCAGCCTAGCGCAAACAGATCAAGCAAGCATTAAATGTGAGCAAATGACCCGTTTATCCAATAAGACCGCGCATTTGTCGAAACAGTTTTGGCAACAAAGTGTGCAAAGAGAGTATTAA
- a CDS encoding SpoIIE family protein phosphatase: MQNANTPTTISILLVEDTFSERYYIASLIRSFQPENVEFDIIQCEDGLAALEKCRTHQFDLIISDWRMPKMNGVEFCKRVKAKNDAAYFLLLTGNDQTQDMIYAMESGADDYITKPFLASVLKVKVQAAVRLIQAKKSVTESKQQLQSLLTQTQSELKQAATLQQSLLPKRNLSFDNWTIRHYFEPATELAGDILQCFQIDKEWIGFYVIDVSGHGASAAMLSFTLAQGLSPQRMDWQQSPEKVMNLLNVMFDDPGNLGQFATVMIGKINTNTHQLQLCNAGHPLPLVLSKLDVQTIDVPTGLPIGIDQHCQYQSGEYQLYPGEQLLLFSDGVYEVNNPKFGMFGLDRLKQRCFSAKAMPASKFLRHLSYILNLWQQYKPQDDMSLLLFTAPES; this comes from the coding sequence ATGCAAAATGCTAATACGCCTACAACTATCTCCATACTGTTAGTGGAAGATACCTTTAGCGAGCGTTATTACATTGCCAGCCTTATTCGTAGCTTTCAGCCTGAAAATGTTGAATTTGACATTATTCAATGTGAAGACGGCTTAGCGGCTTTAGAAAAATGCAGAACCCATCAATTTGATTTAATTATCAGTGACTGGCGTATGCCTAAAATGAATGGGGTTGAATTTTGTAAACGAGTTAAAGCTAAGAATGATGCCGCTTACTTCTTATTGCTTACCGGTAATGATCAGACCCAAGATATGATTTATGCAATGGAATCGGGTGCCGATGACTACATTACCAAGCCGTTTCTCGCATCAGTGCTGAAAGTAAAAGTCCAAGCGGCGGTGAGGCTAATACAAGCAAAAAAGTCTGTGACTGAGAGTAAACAGCAGCTGCAAAGTTTACTCACGCAAACTCAGTCTGAACTTAAGCAAGCTGCGACGTTACAACAATCATTACTGCCCAAGCGTAACCTGTCATTTGATAATTGGACCATTCGGCATTACTTTGAGCCAGCCACTGAACTTGCTGGTGATATCTTGCAATGCTTTCAAATTGATAAAGAATGGATTGGCTTTTATGTCATCGATGTATCTGGACATGGGGCGAGTGCTGCCATGTTGAGTTTTACCCTCGCTCAAGGCTTGTCACCACAAAGAATGGACTGGCAACAATCACCAGAAAAAGTCATGAACTTATTGAATGTCATGTTTGATGATCCCGGTAACCTTGGCCAGTTTGCTACCGTTATGATTGGCAAAATAAATACCAACACTCACCAATTGCAATTATGTAATGCAGGACACCCTTTGCCTTTAGTGCTTTCAAAACTTGATGTACAAACCATTGATGTACCTACAGGGTTGCCCATTGGTATTGATCAACATTGTCAGTACCAAAGCGGGGAATATCAACTTTATCCTGGCGAGCAACTATTGTTATTTTCAGACGGCGTATACGAAGTAAATAACCCTAAATTCGGTATGTTTGGTTTAGATCGTTTAAAGCAGCGTTGCTTCTCAGCGAAAGCCATGCCAGCAAGTAAATTCCTAAGACATTTAAGTTATATATTAAATCTATGGCAGCAATATAAACCCCAAGATGACATGTCATTGTTACTGTTCACCGCACCGGAATCCTAG
- a CDS encoding ATP-binding protein yields MNNLQLNLALNSMTADQVYDELEQFLSRNGLSSLQRFKLITCILEATNNVKQHCSEVADDVTVMLQYKNSHIIIDILDNSEFTSLPAPKVCPDNSTANGRGLWIMHQWMDQVQQQATVLGTHLRLSMQLG; encoded by the coding sequence ATGAATAACCTACAATTGAACTTAGCCTTAAATTCAATGACAGCTGATCAAGTTTACGATGAGCTAGAACAATTTCTCAGTCGTAACGGATTATCTTCACTGCAGCGCTTTAAGCTCATTACTTGTATTTTAGAAGCGACAAATAATGTAAAACAGCATTGCTCAGAAGTCGCTGATGATGTCACTGTTATGCTGCAGTACAAAAATAGTCATATTATTATCGATATTCTCGATAACTCAGAGTTCACTTCATTACCAGCACCTAAAGTATGCCCAGATAATAGTACAGCAAACGGCAGAGGCTTATGGATCATGCACCAATGGATGGATCAGGTTCAGCAACAGGCCACAGTATTAGGGACTCACTTGAGATTGAGTATGCAATTGGGTTAA
- the xapA gene encoding xanthosine phosphorylase: protein MSLYDPVPNAVATIETYKPGFKPQIAMILGSGLGVLADKLEDKVSISYQELDGFPVSTVEGHSGELVLGYLNGVPVACMKGRGHFYEHETMKVMTTPVRTFKTLGCEMLLVTNAAGSLRPDRIDVGSLVVFSDHINTMPSTPLTGPNDDKYGPRFFSIANAYDFDLRQQALDIANKENIVLNEGVFVSYPGPCFETAAEIRMMQIIGGDVVGMSVVPEVISAAHCGLPVLAICAITNMAEGLGDVTLSHEQTLKCAKLAEGDFLKLINAFVASTNKA, encoded by the coding sequence ATGTCTCTATACGATCCAGTCCCAAATGCTGTCGCAACCATCGAAACTTATAAGCCAGGCTTTAAACCTCAAATAGCCATGATTTTAGGCTCTGGTTTAGGTGTACTTGCCGATAAACTTGAAGATAAAGTCAGTATAAGTTACCAAGAGCTCGATGGTTTCCCTGTGAGTACTGTAGAAGGTCACAGTGGTGAATTAGTACTTGGTTATTTAAATGGTGTTCCCGTTGCCTGTATGAAAGGCCGTGGCCATTTCTATGAACACGAAACCATGAAAGTCATGACCACCCCAGTACGAACCTTTAAAACCCTAGGTTGCGAAATGTTACTGGTAACCAATGCTGCGGGTTCTTTACGTCCAGATCGCATTGATGTCGGCTCATTAGTCGTATTTTCAGACCATATTAACACCATGCCAAGTACACCGCTAACTGGTCCAAATGATGACAAATATGGGCCACGCTTTTTCAGTATTGCCAATGCTTATGATTTTGACCTGCGCCAACAAGCCCTAGATATCGCGAATAAAGAAAATATCGTTCTAAATGAAGGCGTTTTTGTGTCTTATCCAGGACCTTGTTTTGAAACTGCAGCAGAAATCCGCATGATGCAAATCATTGGTGGTGATGTAGTGGGAATGTCAGTGGTTCCTGAGGTAATTTCGGCGGCCCATTGCGGTTTACCCGTATTAGCTATTTGCGCAATTACCAACATGGCTGAAGGCCTTGGTGATGTAACACTGTCACACGAGCAAACCCTTAAGTGTGCCAAATTAGCAGAAGGCGACTTCTTAAAATTAATCAATGCATTTGTCGCTAGCACCAATAAAGCATAG
- a CDS encoding NupC/NupG family nucleoside CNT transporter yields the protein MMFIGFIGMLVLLGIAYACSVNRSAINLRTVGTALGLQIVIGALVLYVPAGRLVLEAMSHGVHVVLDSGKAGIQFLFGNLVNFSVEGIGFVFALNVLPLVVFFSSLIAVLYYLGVMQFIIRLIGGGMAKVLGTSKTESMSAVSNIFVGQSEAPLVIKPYMAKMSDSEFFAVMCGGMASVSGTVLAGYAMMGVNMEYLLAASFMAAPGGILFAKIILPETETPTYTIDKNVQFDEKPPVNVLAAAGEGASSGIKLAAAIGAMLIAMIGLVTLVNTLLGSAGDAVGLQLSLEGILGWIFAPLAFLLGVPLADIAIAGSMIGKKLIVNEFVAFSDLAPYLQDSAEVTAAGLHVLQDKSKVIISFALCGFANLASMGILIGGLGTLCPSRKDFIAKYGLRTVVAATCSNLMSATIAGLFFSLAV from the coding sequence ATGATGTTTATCGGTTTTATTGGAATGCTTGTACTACTGGGTATCGCATATGCCTGCTCAGTAAATCGTAGTGCCATTAACCTACGCACCGTAGGGACTGCTTTAGGTCTACAAATTGTCATTGGTGCCTTGGTACTGTATGTCCCCGCAGGCCGTCTGGTATTAGAGGCAATGTCACATGGCGTACATGTGGTACTTGATAGCGGTAAAGCCGGTATTCAGTTCTTATTTGGTAATTTAGTTAACTTCTCAGTTGAGGGAATTGGCTTTGTTTTTGCTTTAAACGTATTACCTTTAGTGGTGTTTTTCTCCTCGCTGATTGCAGTACTTTACTACCTTGGCGTCATGCAATTTATTATTCGATTAATCGGTGGCGGTATGGCTAAAGTTTTAGGTACATCTAAAACAGAATCCATGTCCGCTGTATCAAATATTTTTGTAGGTCAAAGTGAAGCGCCACTAGTCATTAAGCCATACATGGCGAAAATGAGTGACTCTGAATTCTTTGCGGTGATGTGTGGTGGCATGGCGTCAGTATCGGGCACGGTTCTGGCTGGTTATGCGATGATGGGCGTTAATATGGAATATTTGCTCGCGGCGTCATTTATGGCAGCTCCAGGTGGTATTTTATTTGCAAAAATTATTTTACCAGAAACCGAAACGCCCACTTACACCATCGACAAAAACGTTCAATTTGATGAAAAACCACCTGTAAACGTACTTGCAGCAGCCGGTGAAGGTGCGTCCAGTGGAATAAAACTCGCAGCTGCTATCGGTGCAATGTTGATTGCGATGATTGGCTTAGTTACTTTAGTTAATACACTTTTAGGTAGTGCTGGTGATGCTGTTGGATTGCAGTTATCACTTGAAGGTATCCTTGGTTGGATTTTTGCTCCACTGGCGTTTTTGTTAGGTGTACCGCTTGCCGATATTGCCATTGCGGGTTCGATGATAGGAAAAAAACTGATTGTAAATGAGTTTGTAGCATTCAGCGATTTAGCACCTTATTTACAAGACAGTGCTGAAGTCACCGCTGCAGGGCTACATGTACTCCAAGATAAAAGTAAAGTTATCATCAGTTTTGCTTTGTGTGGCTTTGCTAACCTTGCTTCGATGGGGATTTTAATTGGTGGGCTTGGTACACTGTGTCCATCTAGAAAAGACTTTATTGCCAAGTATGGTTTACGCACTGTTGTGGCTGCAACTTGCTCAAACCTAATGAGTGCCACCATTGCAGGCTTGTTCTTTTCTTTGGCTGTTTAG